In the genome of Spodoptera frugiperda isolate SF20-4 chromosome 1, AGI-APGP_CSIRO_Sfru_2.0, whole genome shotgun sequence, the window aatatttattttcaattcaggATTCAGAATCACAACcaataattaggtacaataaCTATGCAAACCGATGCAGTCGATCTCATTCCtgttgattaataaaaaataaaacagaatatttatcAAGCAGACATTTCCTAGAATTAATTGCAAATTAGTAAATTAACAAAACGAGTAACagcaagtttaattaaaaagcaTTCGATGCTGCTAGCAATGAGGTATTTCCATGAAAGCGAAATAGAAACAAAGCAAAAACAATACTAACTATTTGCTTTTAAgaattaaaaccgtttaacgtTTGTGTTGAGACGACATTTATAGAGTCGACAGACAACAGTGATTTGATTACTTTGCTCAAGTATTTATTCACCATCTCAAAGACAAACCGACAAGAAATACAAACACTATCGTTTACTGTTctagatattaaaatagttcTGGATTTCGTACCTAACCACACGAGTAATGAAAGTGTGTGGTTTGAGGAGGCGCTGCGAGGTCACGAGAAATATTACGATTACTTTATCTGGGAGGATGGAGTTGTGGACGAAAATGGGGTTATGCATCCGCCCAATAATTgggtaagtaataaaatatctgtGTTCGTTTTGAGCAATCGAAATTGCATATCAATAAATATGATGTGATTTTAAATGCCCTGTTTGGAGTACTATGGAGTAAATTTATTTCCAAACTaagaattgtttattatttctcaGGTAAGCGTTTTCCGTAAGAGTGCTTGGGAATACAGGGAAGAAGTAGGCAAATACTACTTCCACCAATTTGTAATTGGACAACCAGATCTGAACTACCGCAACCCAGCTGTCGTTGAAGAAATGAAGAACATTATCCGCTTCTGGCTCGACAAGGGCGTTGCAGGCTTCAGGGTTGATGCTATCGCTCATCTTTTCGAGGTTGACAAGGCTGACTTTGGAGGAAAGTTTCCTGATGAGCCTTTGTCAGGCAGAACCGATGATCCTGACAGCTACGACTATTTGTCTCACATTTACACCACTGACCTTGATGAGACATTGGACATGGTTTACCAATGGAGGGAAGTTTTCGATGAATACAAAGAAAAAGATGGATTAACCAGGGTTATGATGACTGAAGCGTACTCTAGCCCTCAGATGACTATGAGGTACTTCGGTGATGGTGAACGCAAAGGAGCTCAGATGCCGTTCAACTTTGTTCTGATTTCTGACGTTAATGGCGACTCAAGTGCTGCTGAAATTAAATATGCTCTTGATAAGTTCCTTACATTCAAACCTATTAACGAACACGCTAATTGGGTGGTAAGACTTTTTCCCCACTTGTTAAAGTTCCCATTGTATTTGTCTTTTGTTCGTTTAATTTGAGAAAATTTGTTTTCTTGTAGGCTGGTAATCACGATAACAACCGTGTGGCTTCAAGATTCAGCCCAGAGATGGTTGATGGTCTCAACATGATCGTTATGCTGATGCCTGGTATCGCTGTCACTTACatggtaagaaaaaaataattgtttattaatacataattttactacGTAACAGTGGATCGACTATAATTTATAACTTCTTATCTATCAGGGTGAAGAAATCGGTATGGTTGACGGTTACGTCAGCTGGGAAGACACCGTTGATCCCAGTGGTTGCAACACAGACGACCCAATCAACTACTGGATGGCTTCTAGAGATCCTGAGCGTACGCCATTCCAATGGAATGCTGATAAGAATGccggtaaatataatatattttcaaagacTTTTAAATGTCCCACCATGACATAGCTTTTATTCAATCGCTTACATAACTCAAAATCTCACTGCCTGATAAAGATACTTAAAGAAAGGACATTCCATGAAGTCATCATGCATTATTTCTAATCGTCGTACTCagactcatttaatggttacttaacccagtccttagcaatcgttttcgatacaaaatcgttactaaggaatagtttaagtaatcattaaatatctctgagtgagGCAGCAAGAGTGATTTCTAATATTTGTTAACTAACAGGATTCTCCACTGCCGATAAGACTTGGCTGCCAGTAGCAGCTGGTTACGAAAACTTGAACGTGGAAGTCCAGCGCGAGTCAGAAAATACTCACTTGAACGTTTACAAATTCTTGGCCGACCTCCGCACTGATAAGGTGTTCAGATACGGCAGATACGAGTCCGTCGCCTTCAATGAGGGAGTCTTTGCTTTTAGAAGGTAAGTTTCTATAttctatttagttttttgtatgtcaaagaAATATCAGCTTTATTTTGTCGAAACAAAGTTGATTTTCTTTGGAAGCGATATCTTCCTATTGGTATTAGTTGCAACTTTTACTAACCAATCTGAAAAACGTATTTAAAATCACtcaccaccgtactcagagtcatttaatgattacttaacccagtccttagtaattgtgtTCCGAAAAAAGTAGAATAGCTTTCagataatttattgatttacttcGAACAAACATACGTAAGTTTATCACGTGTTTAATGAATGCAAGTCATTGAAAGAATTCTTCTATAATCATGCTTGGCAACAGTCATCTCTTTTATTATCTCTGTTATCGTTCCAGACTGGATGTAGAAAAACCTTTGTaagcaaacaaaataactaacaCTTGAGATAGTAAATCTTGAAAACGTCTATTATCTTGACTTTTTTCACAGTAAAACGGTTTTGATCAGATAGAACCCAACCTGGGTTTGTACGTGGGTCACATATTCTATTGCTTTTTCTAGTAACTCAGGTAAAGCCAGCAACTAAGCTGAAAGTTAGTAAATTTTGTTTAAGTTCTTATTCAACTGGTGTTAGTTAAAAAAGGAGTTTAGTAACTGTTATTTAAAGCTCAGTTTCCAGTAGACACACATGCAACTATTTGAACTAGTATACAAAACCTTAAATACAAAagatttaaaatctttttaactCCATTTGAtcactttttacaagaaaactGAATCAAAgagaaaattcaatttaaaaacagaTTTCAAACAGATTTAGCTATCAAATAGAAAATCTCTGCGATTGAAATTTATAGATTGTGACAAGCTCATAACCTTTGCAGACCCGCTTGTCACATAGGCACAGGAAATAGGGCATGTCCTAACACGGAAATTGAAGAAACAGCCTTGAAACATTGGTTCAATATTTAGgtcataacaataaataataaataggtcgTCGCAGTATTACTGCAACGGATTGTTGATTGAACATGTTGAAATTCAGTAAAATGTTTGCTCaaattttttataatgtaaatgtaTTGAAACATCAACAATACGTCGAAACTTCATCTGATTTTGGcgtttgttttataatgaatTGTAGAGTTTTTCAAAACAAAGCAATTCAGTACATATTCCTGACATgataatgtatattttagtgTTGGCACAGGAGCTGGTTAGCCAGTAGTTCGATTTTCTCACGAAACCTTTTTTTGTATGACTAACAAATTTTTAAAACGCAATCATGACATAGAGTGGAgtcaagatttatttaaaattcattaattttcatttgttttaaattaaaccttaCACATTGTGAGTCTCCAGGACTGTTAATA includes:
- the LOC118273364 gene encoding maltase A1 produces the protein MRSLLLLPVLFALAFSHSHDKKLDWWETTIFYQIYPRSFKDSDGDGIGDLNGITSSLEYLKELGVGATWLSPIFKSPMYDFGYDIADFYAIQEEYGTMEDFENLMAKAKELDIKIVLDFVPNHTSNESVWFEEALRGHEKYYDYFIWEDGVVDENGVMHPPNNWVSVFRKSAWEYREEVGKYYFHQFVIGQPDLNYRNPAVVEEMKNIIRFWLDKGVAGFRVDAIAHLFEVDKADFGGKFPDEPLSGRTDDPDSYDYLSHIYTTDLDETLDMVYQWREVFDEYKEKDGLTRVMMTEAYSSPQMTMRYFGDGERKGAQMPFNFVLISDVNGDSSAAEIKYALDKFLTFKPINEHANWVAGNHDNNRVASRFSPEMVDGLNMIVMLMPGIAVTYMGEEIGMVDGYVSWEDTVDPSGCNTDDPINYWMASRDPERTPFQWNADKNAGFSTADKTWLPVAAGYENLNVEVQRESENTHLNVYKFLADLRTDKVFRYGRYESVAFNEGVFAFRRWYQGKAYIVVVNFRNESYTIDLTYFEGVNKSVKVVLSSIQSPKSAKDVLSANKVEIVGNESLVLKV